One Alnus glutinosa chromosome 3, dhAlnGlut1.1, whole genome shotgun sequence genomic region harbors:
- the LOC133862245 gene encoding rhomboid-like protein 19: protein MSTPGTSFYSGFTRLCKGLAVVLVGGHIVVQLFPSAIAYVALIPARTIPFTWNLLTAGYIEQTVSGVFASTIGLLFIGKLLEPIWGSREFLKFIFVVNFLTSVCVFITAIALYYITTQENYLYVPLSGFHGVLSGFLVGIKQIIPDQELPLLKIKAKWLPSLTVLLSIAVSFFTLESVKYLPTIIFGTYMSWIYLRYWQRKQETKLKGDPSDDFAFSTFFPELLRPVIDPISSIFHRMLCGRTEASNEDQGYTLGGAPLPGSDPIEASRRRERGARALEERLATERLATAGSAEEAGKDATENV, encoded by the exons ATGAGCACTCCA GGCACGAGCTTCTATTCTGGGTTCACTCGGCTATGCAAGGGCCTCGCGGTGGTACTCGTCGGCGGGCACATTGTGGTCCAACTTTTCCCTTCCGCTATTGCTTATGTTGCTCTTATTCCCGCCAG GACAATTCCTTTCACTTGGAACCTCCTAACAGCTGGTTATATTGAACAAACAGTGTCTGGG GTGTTTGCCAGCACAATTGGTCTCCTTTTCATTGGGAAGCTGCTTGAGCCAATATGGGGTTCTCGGGAATTCTTGAAGTTCATCTTTGTAGTTAACTTTCTGACTTCTGTATGCGTTTTTATCACTGCTATTGCCTTATACTACATTACCACACAGGAAAATTACCT TTATGTGCCTCTTTCTGGATTTCATGGGGTTCTTTCAGGGTTCTTGGTTGGCATCAAGCAGATCATACCCGACCAAGAGCTGCCTTTGTTGAAGATTAAAGCTAAG TGGTTGCCATCTCTTACAGTATTGCTGTCCATTGCTGTAAGCTTCTTCACACTTGAGTCGGTGAAATATCTTCCAACCATAATATTTGGCACGTATATGAGCTGGATTTACCTCAGATACTGGCAGAGGAAACAGGAAACAAAACTTAAGGGTGATCCAAGTGATGATTTTGCATTCTCTACATTCTTCCCTGAATTGTTAAG ACCAGTCATTGATCCCATTTCATCTATATTTCATCGGATGCTCTGTGGGAGAACTGAAGCTTCTAATGAAGACCAGGGTTACACGCTGGGAGGTGCCCCATTACCTGGTTCTGACCCTATTGAGGCATCTAGGAGGAG AGAAAGGGGAGCTCGAGCGCTTGAAGAAAGGTTGGCAACTGAGAGGCTGGCCACTGCAGGGAGTGCAGAAGAGGCAGGAAAAGATGCAACAGAGAATGTTTGA
- the LOC133863881 gene encoding uncharacterized protein LOC133863881, with amino-acid sequence MDGDASLLELSLPRDVLLPLFSASNLSSLEEALENLIEASRTDVGRKDLASKNILPTVLQLSRSLPCPSAHHLLISSLKLIRNLCAGEVANQDAFIERNGVGVVLNVLRSAAALPHQNYGIVRMGLQVLANVSLAGEEHQRAIWHCFFPEEFAALARVQSRETYDPLCMVIYSCCDGSTGLVTELCSDVGWPVVEEIVRTASAVGFGEDWLKLILSRICLEEPYFPRFFSKLSLVDDSKIGEDIGFGDGLFLSEQAFLLRVVSEILNERLNEITFPNDFALFVFGIFKRSVGVSNSVSRCKSGLPTGSTAIDVLGYSLTILRDICACNSEGGLKEEDSVDAVDVLVSSGLIELLLCLLGELEPPATIRKALKQGENREGTSSYSSKPCHYRGFRRDIVAVIGNCAYGRKHVQDQIRQKNGILLLLQQCVIDEDNPFLREWGIWCVRNCLERNAENQQAVAELELHGSVDVPELTRLGLRVEVDPNTQRAKLVNVS; translated from the exons ATGGACGGGGATGCATCATTGTTGGAGTTATCTCTTCCGCGAGATGTTCTCTTGCCATTGTTTAGTGCTTCCAACTTATCTTCCTTGGAAGAAGCCTTAGAAAATCTTATAGAAGCTTCTAGAACTGATGTTGGCCGCAAGGACCTTGCTTCCAAGAACATCCTGCCAACAGTTCTTCAGCTCAGTCGTTCTCTCCCTTGCCCTTCTGCTCATCACCTTCTCATATCATCTTTAAAGCTCATCAGAAATCTGTGCGCGGGAGAAGTTGCAAATCAGGACGCTTTTATCGAACGAAATGGAGTTGGTGttgttttgaatgttttgagGTCTGCTGCAGCTTTGCCCCATCAGAATTATGGGATTGTGCGAATGGGGTTGCAGGTTTTAGCGAATGTTTCTTTGGCTGGAGAAGAACATCAGCGTGCTATTTGGCATTGCTTCTTTCCGGAGGAGTTTGCTGCTCTCGCGAGAGTCCAAAGCAGGGAGACTTATGATCCGTTGTGTATGGTTATTTATTCCTGTTGTGATGGAAGCACGGGACTGGTCACAGAGCTTTGCAGTGATGTTGGGTGGCCTGTTGTGGAGGAAATTGTACGGACTGCATCTGCTG TTGGATTTGGAGAGGATTGGTTGAAGTTGATCCTTTCTAGAATTTGCTTAGAAGAACCTTACTTCCCTCGATTCTTCTCTAAATTAAGCCTTGTCGATGATTCTAAAATTGGTGAAGATATTGGATTTGGAGATGGTCTTTTCTTGTCAGAACAAGCATTTCTTCTGAGAGTTGTATCAGAGATCTTGAATGAGCGGCTTAATGAGATTACTTTTCCCAATgattttgctttatttgtttttgggaTATTCAAGAGATCTGTTGGGGTTAGTAATTCTGTTTCGAGATGCAAGTCTGGTCTTCCAACAGGCTCTACGGCAATAGATGTTCTTGGATACTCGCTAACCATTTTGAGAGATATTTGTGCATGCAATAGTGAGGGAGGCTTGAAGGAGGAGGATTCAGTGGATGCTGTCGATGTGCTAGTATCCTCTGGACTCATAGAATTGCTTTTATGCTTGCTTGGCGAGCTTGAGCCCCCAGCTACGATAAGGAAAGCCCTCAAACAGGGCGAGAACAGAGAGGGAACAAGTTCTTATTCATCAAAGCCTTGTCATTACAGAGGATTTAGGAGGGACATTGTTGCAGTCATTGGCAATTGTGCATATGGAAGGAAACATGTTCAAGATCAAATTAGACAAAAGAATGGGATTCTTCTGCTCTTACAACAGTGTGTTATTGATGAAGACAATCCCTTCTTGAGGGAATGGGGCATATGGTGTGTGAGGAATTGTTTGGAACGGAACGCAGAAAATCAACAAGCAGTAGCAGAATTGGAGCTTCACGGATCTGTTGATGTGCCTGAATTAACTAGACTTGGTCTCCGAGTGGAGGTGGATCCAAATACTCAACGTGCAAAGCTTGTAAATGTCTCATGA